The following proteins come from a genomic window of Bartonella apihabitans:
- a CDS encoding autotransporter outer membrane beta-barrel domain-containing protein has product MIKFRSRRKKYTPFSFKTIIICGTASFSFCTGAFPLYANSVCNVGSNWTGGEAAIDNTCTVSSETFNPQTSDHYVGAALVSGAGNKLTIKGDLSSLAQGKRGVSEELNRLGDLDSSTNGKTHLSMGAKNGITTITDSGGQVSTVNVYPDQSFEVSDWGDAKYLTPEQVDDNQYISAGFGKAESGGELTVNLDDFRGNGFLDPKKTVYLALKNSNLTWADGEGSVVNWASKNSFESRAFTLNKDAIVREISVPVFPHSFTGYDGTTRVITNVEELKAYNRELVNALQDKRFTNLKTQQAYDDAFAAAQPEFTSVPITSLGSTIPDTDKIFEDQGNTRAMYASNGGKIVVTSTGQIDVGFDPAKMSGALVAEGGSEVLIEKGGIVSARGNSAVILGSNRDPDNENSTHTTGNNFGVINSGFRESVVHDTNVNNSQNDEEFYSGSAVEAFYGGTFHNAGIINVAVSRSNEQSIAYSNGIYLHNSGIATNDGIINVGVNNDGLPGKVAGVAIDSLYSSFTNNSSGTIYIGRAAQYSDTDIVSDTTNANNTQFYGIMASSNATATNNGSIIIGKNMQNAAAMAADIPIEAEYYHALKLVNNGTIEINGEAVPMNGSATARNYGMKVVNNGTIVKDGNNIINNVINNGTIKLNGINGVGVYVLSTKVQQTGINDATATLTSTSHVVVSSSAQTDKLIRNYGVWVEGHPDATHRARAFIDGSIDLTGDGAVGVYVRDGGYASVTEHANPTFVTGKRQIAFYVYGAGSQIENSAKNMEVTADQSNLFRMDGGAGFYGHGEYLTASGEDSVIIEGSGADSKGNQTTIETRDAHLTVNKKGATAVFINGGAIGQISAEDQLDRKIDLTAEGAIGGIVDGRYHLIDSSYTNEEYSSTKLTNYADITTNAKNVTGFITRNSALLVNRGTIDMTNGTNATGIHVIEGGRLENYQNINVANGIGLHIEGLTGRDTQANIINTGNITVNDGIAGIYLEKNAFVNASGNQGEINVFGSAHGVLLNSDAKGIILGGDKITVGAGKGNGIENNISSTEPDFAAAIAFNGSVINVGGSGSGIRTAVGLVTGYVDESETSHASTVTINVSANGVGYDFRNAQLNDAILNSNAIIGSGYTINVTGNATGIRTNTTGIVKNYATVTMDNNATGSGWLAGTSSSSENAGTIQSDTENALLVNLTNRTSNSPDGTKFTNSGRLLAKTDDVVAVKGSQNGDTLVFTNPLSVVRGLVQAGDGKDTLIWSGGIWSGGFDMGGGEGDQATIANIADTGNFKHALAGDGKDKELTLSRSTIKGGSFTADNLARGVNFGDNWRKIKLADGAKLTLTDDIKSKDNLDFIIENNSILAINHNDYQGNNSAPTIFNESALRASSKVILTNGGIIDMGSRSSDNITDKLIVKGDYIGNNGGIRLNSDLNGDGAASDRLVIDGGTASGKTKLYIDDLIVGRLSKKTAYEGIKVVDAINGATTGEDSFVIGSGWGRGYQRDDGVMAVVGSDTAYAYLLKRGAAKKSGNRDVYGDDEFTYDWYLRSPEDASNPDEGNNGTGTGTGGDDTGGGTLPAKPYYGPSVPLYEAYPQVLTSLNRLSTLQQRVGNRFWADGTDNTVNEVHLSDQASKLIEHSGFWGRMEGSTGKVTPSHSPTDEHYDLDLWRMQSGIDGALVENANGILIGSLSGHFGRAEASVRSDDGHGKVEADGYGIGAAATWYGFNGSYVDLQSQATWYETDFNSKNFSRSDTKNENGFGYALSAEAGHRLKLTETWDITPQVQLSYSSIDFDSFRDGLDTKVSLRDGDSLEGRAGVAFSRDKTWISDSGDRRRTLLYGIGNLYYEFLDGTKVNVSGTSFRNENEDFQAGLGLGGSYNWNNDNWSLYGETNIRGAFKNISDNYSFGGTVGLRIKF; this is encoded by the coding sequence ATGATAAAGTTTCGTAGCCGCAGAAAGAAATATACCCCCTTTTCTTTTAAAACTATCATCATTTGCGGCACTGCGAGCTTTTCATTCTGTACCGGCGCTTTTCCTCTTTATGCGAATTCGGTTTGCAATGTTGGTTCCAACTGGACAGGCGGCGAGGCCGCTATTGATAATACATGCACTGTTTCAAGTGAAACATTCAATCCGCAAACAAGTGATCATTATGTAGGTGCAGCGCTGGTTTCCGGAGCAGGAAACAAACTCACGATCAAAGGCGATCTTTCCTCGCTCGCACAAGGAAAACGCGGCGTAAGTGAGGAACTGAACCGGCTTGGAGATCTTGATAGCAGTACAAATGGCAAAACCCATCTTTCAATGGGAGCCAAGAATGGAATCACGACGATAACTGATAGTGGTGGACAAGTTTCTACAGTAAATGTTTATCCGGATCAGTCTTTCGAAGTTTCCGACTGGGGAGATGCGAAATATCTGACGCCCGAACAAGTTGATGATAATCAATATATCAGCGCCGGTTTTGGCAAAGCTGAAAGTGGCGGAGAGTTAACCGTCAATCTGGATGATTTTAGAGGAAACGGTTTTTTGGATCCCAAAAAAACCGTTTATCTCGCTCTTAAGAATTCGAATTTGACATGGGCAGATGGAGAAGGCAGTGTTGTAAACTGGGCATCGAAAAATTCATTTGAATCCCGCGCCTTTACTTTGAACAAAGATGCCATTGTCCGTGAAATTTCAGTTCCTGTTTTTCCTCATTCATTTACCGGATATGATGGAACAACCCGTGTAATTACAAATGTCGAAGAGCTAAAAGCCTACAATCGGGAACTTGTCAACGCTTTACAAGATAAGAGGTTTACCAACCTGAAAACCCAACAGGCTTACGATGATGCATTCGCTGCTGCACAACCGGAATTCACATCGGTGCCTATAACAAGTCTCGGATCCACAATCCCTGACACTGATAAAATTTTCGAAGACCAAGGCAATACCCGTGCTATGTATGCGAGTAACGGCGGAAAAATTGTTGTTACTTCAACTGGTCAAATTGATGTCGGCTTTGATCCGGCAAAGATGTCGGGAGCACTCGTTGCAGAAGGGGGGAGTGAAGTTTTAATCGAAAAAGGCGGAATTGTTTCGGCACGGGGAAATTCTGCTGTTATTCTGGGTTCAAACCGCGATCCTGACAACGAGAACAGCACTCATACGACTGGCAACAATTTCGGTGTCATCAATTCCGGATTTCGCGAGTCGGTTGTGCATGACACAAACGTCAACAATAGTCAAAATGACGAAGAATTTTATTCCGGTTCGGCTGTAGAAGCATTTTACGGTGGCACATTTCATAATGCAGGAATAATAAATGTTGCTGTCAGCCGTTCGAATGAACAATCAATCGCATATAGCAACGGAATTTATCTTCATAACTCCGGCATTGCAACGAATGACGGAATTATCAATGTTGGCGTTAACAATGACGGCCTGCCGGGAAAAGTTGCCGGAGTTGCTATAGACTCGCTTTATTCAAGTTTCACCAACAATTCTTCGGGAACTATTTATATCGGCAGGGCTGCTCAATATAGCGATACCGATATTGTGAGTGATACAACGAACGCCAATAATACCCAATTTTACGGCATTATGGCTTCAAGTAATGCAACAGCGACAAATAATGGGTCTATTATTATCGGTAAAAACATGCAAAACGCAGCCGCTATGGCTGCCGATATCCCGATTGAAGCTGAATACTATCACGCTCTCAAACTGGTCAATAATGGTACGATAGAGATAAACGGTGAAGCAGTCCCGATGAATGGCAGCGCTACGGCACGCAACTACGGGATGAAGGTTGTTAACAACGGTACAATCGTAAAAGATGGCAACAATATTATCAATAATGTCATCAATAATGGAACGATTAAACTTAACGGGATTAATGGTGTTGGTGTTTACGTCCTTTCAACAAAAGTGCAACAAACAGGTATTAATGATGCAACCGCAACATTGACCAGCACAAGTCATGTGGTTGTCTCCAGCTCCGCACAAACTGACAAATTGATACGCAATTACGGCGTATGGGTCGAAGGACATCCTGATGCGACACACCGTGCAAGAGCTTTTATTGATGGTTCCATTGACCTTACCGGTGATGGTGCTGTAGGGGTTTACGTTCGTGATGGCGGTTACGCAAGCGTAACAGAACATGCCAATCCGACTTTTGTAACGGGTAAGCGACAAATCGCGTTTTATGTCTATGGCGCAGGAAGCCAAATTGAAAATAGCGCCAAGAACATGGAAGTCACTGCGGATCAATCCAATCTATTCCGGATGGATGGAGGTGCCGGCTTTTATGGCCATGGCGAGTATTTGACCGCATCCGGAGAAGATAGCGTCATTATTGAAGGTTCCGGTGCGGATAGCAAGGGAAACCAAACAACGATCGAAACCAGAGATGCTCATCTTACCGTTAATAAGAAGGGAGCTACTGCTGTTTTTATTAATGGTGGTGCCATAGGCCAAATCAGTGCTGAAGATCAACTTGACCGTAAAATCGATCTTACCGCAGAGGGAGCAATTGGCGGCATCGTGGACGGCCGTTACCATTTGATCGATTCAAGCTATACAAATGAAGAATATAGTTCAACAAAACTCACCAATTATGCAGATATCACAACCAACGCCAAAAACGTGACCGGTTTCATCACGCGCAACAGTGCCCTTCTGGTCAATCGTGGTACTATTGACATGACAAACGGCACTAATGCTACCGGAATCCATGTGATTGAAGGTGGGCGTCTGGAAAATTATCAAAATATTAACGTCGCCAATGGAATCGGACTGCATATCGAAGGATTGACCGGAAGAGACACGCAGGCGAACATTATTAACACCGGCAATATAACTGTTAATGATGGAATTGCCGGTATTTACCTCGAGAAAAACGCTTTTGTGAATGCTTCCGGAAATCAGGGGGAAATCAATGTCTTCGGAAGCGCCCACGGTGTTTTGTTAAATTCGGATGCCAAAGGGATAATATTAGGCGGTGACAAAATAACGGTCGGAGCCGGTAAAGGGAACGGGATCGAAAATAATATTAGTTCGACAGAACCTGATTTCGCGGCAGCTATAGCTTTCAACGGCTCTGTTATCAATGTGGGAGGGAGCGGCTCCGGTATACGCACGGCAGTCGGTCTTGTAACAGGTTATGTTGATGAAAGTGAAACATCACATGCTTCCACAGTGACCATCAATGTTTCAGCCAATGGTGTTGGCTATGATTTCCGCAATGCACAATTGAATGATGCTATTTTAAATTCCAATGCCATTATAGGGTCTGGCTACACAATCAATGTCACAGGGAACGCAACCGGCATACGCACCAATACAACAGGAATTGTAAAAAACTATGCAACTGTGACGATGGATAATAATGCCACCGGTTCCGGCTGGTTGGCAGGAACCTCTTCATCATCTGAAAATGCCGGAACAATTCAATCCGACACTGAAAATGCCCTCTTGGTCAATTTAACGAACAGGACATCAAATTCGCCTGACGGAACCAAATTTACCAATAGCGGGCGTTTACTTGCAAAAACCGATGATGTAGTGGCCGTCAAAGGCAGTCAGAATGGCGATACGCTTGTTTTTACAAATCCTTTGTCCGTGGTGCGGGGGCTTGTACAGGCTGGCGACGGAAAGGATACTCTCATATGGTCGGGCGGCATTTGGTCTGGCGGATTTGATATGGGCGGAGGAGAAGGCGATCAGGCGACCATTGCTAATATAGCTGATACCGGCAACTTCAAACACGCATTGGCTGGCGATGGAAAAGATAAAGAACTTACTCTTTCCCGTAGCACTATTAAAGGTGGTTCATTTACTGCCGATAATCTCGCGCGGGGTGTCAACTTCGGCGATAATTGGAGGAAAATAAAACTTGCCGATGGCGCAAAACTCACATTAACCGACGATATAAAAAGTAAAGATAATCTTGATTTTATCATTGAAAACAACAGCATATTGGCTATCAACCACAATGATTATCAAGGAAATAACTCTGCTCCCACCATCTTTAACGAAAGCGCGTTAAGAGCTTCCTCGAAGGTCATTCTTACCAATGGTGGTATAATCGATATGGGAAGCAGGAGTAGTGACAATATTACCGACAAGCTGATCGTCAAAGGTGATTATATTGGAAACAATGGTGGAATTCGCCTTAACAGCGATCTTAATGGCGACGGCGCCGCTTCTGACCGGCTTGTCATTGACGGCGGGACTGCCTCGGGAAAGACGAAACTTTATATCGATGATTTAATTGTCGGCAGGTTAAGTAAAAAAACCGCATATGAGGGCATAAAAGTCGTTGACGCAATAAATGGCGCAACAACCGGAGAAGACAGCTTTGTTATCGGTAGCGGCTGGGGACGTGGATATCAACGTGACGACGGTGTTATGGCCGTTGTCGGTTCCGATACTGCTTATGCCTATTTGCTCAAGCGTGGAGCAGCAAAAAAATCCGGTAACCGCGATGTTTATGGGGACGATGAATTCACCTATGACTGGTATCTTCGTTCGCCGGAAGATGCCTCCAATCCGGATGAAGGAAATAATGGCACTGGCACAGGCACAGGTGGCGATGATACAGGTGGTGGAACCTTGCCCGCAAAACCTTATTACGGCCCGTCAGTTCCGCTTTATGAAGCTTATCCTCAAGTGCTCACAAGTCTCAATCGTTTGTCGACGTTGCAGCAACGAGTTGGTAACCGCTTTTGGGCGGATGGAACCGATAATACGGTGAATGAAGTTCATCTTTCCGATCAAGCCTCGAAGCTTATTGAACACAGCGGTTTTTGGGGACGCATGGAGGGAAGCACAGGCAAAGTAACCCCCTCACATTCGCCGACAGATGAACATTATGATCTTGATCTATGGCGCATGCAAAGCGGCATTGATGGTGCACTCGTTGAAAACGCCAACGGAATCCTGATTGGATCTTTGAGCGGTCATTTCGGTCGTGCGGAAGCATCTGTCCGCTCCGATGACGGGCATGGCAAAGTCGAGGCGGACGGATATGGTATAGGGGCTGCAGCGACATGGTATGGCTTCAATGGCAGTTATGTCGATTTACAATCGCAAGCCACCTGGTATGAAACCGATTTCAATTCGAAGAATTTCAGCCGTTCGGATACGAAAAACGAAAACGGTTTTGGCTACGCTCTTTCGGCAGAGGCTGGCCATCGGTTAAAATTGACAGAAACATGGGATATAACACCGCAAGTCCAACTTTCTTATTCGTCGATAGATTTTGACAGTTTTCGCGATGGCTTGGATACAAAAGTATCTCTAAGAGACGGTGACAGTCTGGAAGGTCGTGCCGGTGTCGCTTTCAGCAGAGATAAAACGTGGATATCCGATAGCGGAGACCGGCGTCGCACACTCCTATATGGCATAGGCAATCTTTACTATGAATTTCTGGATGGAACGAAAGTGAATGTTTCCGGCACTTCGTTCCGGAATGAAAATGAAGATTTTCAGGCCGGACTTGGATTGGGTGGCAGTTATAATTGGAACAATGATAATTGGTCACTCTATGGCGAAACGAATATACGCGGTGCGTTCAAAAATATCAGCGATAATTACAGCTTCGGCGGCACGGTAGGTTTGAGAATTAAATTCTGA
- a CDS encoding ATP-binding protein: MLNFKKKEKSLTRRVIVSATCANLVFWVIACLMAAFVMYEEYGESFDGTLQVTAERLLPLALEDVRDNDKDSDLLVRTDNHSTPAEYTTYQVLDRDGKMVMRSEDAPANPYGVPLKTGFFKTKKWRVYSLVSQDGDYLIQVADRLSERREAAREAMTAMLIPALLLIPLSMLAIGFIVRNQLRPIKKLSETIAKKDTGNMQAIRSQSMPEEFQPIIGSVNSLLEKLKSALEAERSFTSNSAHEIRTPIAAALAHTQVLIEETPKRYHRRAQEVEYALQRLRRLSEKLLQLARADTQLGTSEQLVDLIPFIDAVVEDFNRANLTKGRLVTHYNTDVLDKHLNGDAFGVIVRNLLENALNYSSEGSSVDITINPDNIVIANDCPVVPLSKLKLLSQRFYRGDNHKEGSGLGLSIVEALEKTMPIKITYRSPRTGSSQGFEVTIDL; this comes from the coding sequence ATGTTGAATTTTAAAAAAAAGGAGAAAAGTCTCACACGCCGTGTTATCGTTTCGGCGACCTGCGCCAATCTGGTTTTCTGGGTTATTGCTTGTCTCATGGCAGCTTTTGTCATGTATGAGGAATATGGGGAATCTTTCGATGGCACACTGCAGGTAACGGCCGAGCGTCTCCTTCCTCTCGCTTTGGAAGATGTGCGCGATAATGACAAGGATTCCGACCTTCTCGTTAGAACAGACAATCACTCGACACCGGCAGAATACACAACTTATCAGGTCCTTGACCGCGATGGGAAAATGGTCATGCGTTCGGAAGATGCACCTGCTAACCCCTATGGTGTACCGTTAAAAACCGGTTTTTTTAAAACAAAAAAATGGCGGGTCTATTCCCTCGTCAGTCAGGATGGCGATTATCTCATTCAGGTTGCCGACCGACTTTCCGAAAGGCGGGAAGCCGCCCGCGAGGCAATGACGGCAATGCTCATTCCTGCTTTACTTCTCATCCCGCTCAGTATGCTTGCAATCGGGTTTATCGTTCGCAACCAACTTCGTCCGATAAAGAAACTGAGTGAAACGATTGCCAAAAAAGATACGGGCAATATGCAGGCCATACGCTCGCAATCCATGCCGGAAGAATTTCAGCCTATTATCGGTTCGGTCAATAGTCTTTTGGAGAAATTGAAATCGGCACTCGAGGCAGAACGATCTTTCACCTCTAATAGTGCGCATGAAATACGAACACCTATTGCGGCGGCTTTGGCACATACACAGGTTCTTATCGAAGAAACCCCCAAACGTTATCATAGAAGAGCACAAGAAGTAGAATATGCTTTACAACGTTTACGTCGTTTGAGTGAAAAACTGCTTCAACTTGCTCGTGCAGACACCCAACTTGGAACAAGTGAACAACTTGTCGATCTCATCCCTTTTATTGATGCCGTGGTCGAGGATTTCAACCGTGCCAACTTAACAAAGGGAAGACTTGTCACACACTATAATACCGATGTTCTCGACAAACATCTTAATGGAGATGCTTTCGGCGTTATTGTGCGCAATCTACTGGAAAATGCATTGAATTATAGTTCGGAAGGTTCATCTGTCGATATAACAATCAATCCGGACAATATTGTTATAGCCAATGATTGCCCTGTTGTTCCCCTTTCGAAATTGAAATTGTTGAGCCAACGTTTCTACCGTGGAGACAATCATAAAGAAGGCTCCGGCCTTGGCTTGTCTATTGTTGAAGCTTTGGAGAAAACTATGCCGATCAAAATTACCTATCGGTCTCCGAGGACAGGTAGTTCACAAGGCTTCGAAGTGACAATTGATCTCTGA